One window from the genome of Saccharomyces mikatae IFO 1815 strain IFO1815 genome assembly, chromosome: 6 encodes:
- the SMKI06G1110 gene encoding uncharacterized protein (similar to Saccharomyces cerevisiae YGR067C; ancestral locus Anc_4.214), with amino-acid sequence MAVGQKKYICSFCLKPFSRSEHKMRHERSHAGVKPFQCQICKHSFVRRDLLQRHIRTVHRTFLLSSCASMVESKAELPVTVGVGAVDSTSPKGIKLETLVNSMIKVNSGLINIHYHSNNTENMDKQQHGLFGTEFPFLRKKKSGFKQVKSHLASSISVKILQEYSLDFISSRDILTFFRMGVSHLAENKIFQDFLPDLFSSLQNNELVERFWINRPFGLIIACLGMSISLNQDSQRLWFICCTNMYTSSSRYNDECGEVVDGEFVPEKERQGIFAVILFYSLLVMLENNIPVSNSIKKFDVFTMLQDILKPFTAASSSYHYLNSRENAWFIFDLWVNILRDSNNFNNDSLLIFNWFVNQEFILSNSLKDFVYTGLPIIKTDLTLKQINVLTDSAYVYFIIKKVFPQELPPDFRVHDLLIYLNECFIMQQPIKSDTSSNSSLFANVLNARITDCKSKSHWLLWETIWFEFINNLTIRSGTTRNIWFIDNFPQVSTSCLLHHSSSFIDETLITTNLSIISMLLNLKSLDLASLNSRNIQLITDIVSFQLKLFSSELIASSDVSPSQVSQLLVNPNIDLLLYFWFDTIYIQRQNYLSPMEKEEFEKVEVFINDYIITRRKDLVTDLHSILFDFWSDSFIAYHILLHAIVSSLRDNILYPYLIYSPHLNDQTKALLSDISNWSCFALQQPFRKTSRGSLSAATNVKSLSGTSCLPLSPTFPKRDTNFNTILLPPLDIKAIEPISTSNYTYVNSVPKQREKEPPLLRTSGNNITSVQAIVIPPHLNMEPHEFSTSNENKQSKTIEILSQIK; translated from the coding sequence ATGGCCGTGGGTcagaaaaagtatatatgtTCATTCTGTTTGAAACCTTTCTCGAGATCCGAGCACAAGATGAGGCACGAAAGGTCGCATGCGGGCGTGAAACCTTTTCAATGTCAAATCTGTAAACACTCTTTTGTTAGACGCGATCTCTTACAGCGGCACATTAGAACTGTCCATAGAACCTTCCTCTTATCGAGTTGCGCGTCTATGGTGGAAAGTAAAGCTGAATTACCAGTTACGGTGGGCGTTGGTGCTGTCGATTCGACTTCACCAAAGGGTATTAAATTAGAAACACTGGTTAACTCGATGATTAAGGTCAATAGCGGCCTTATCAATATCCATTACCATAGTAACAATACTGAAAACATGGATAAACAACAGCATGGCCTCTTTGGAACagaatttccttttctgagaaaaaaaaagagcgGGTTTAAACAGGTTAAGAGTCATTTGGCATCTTCAATCAGTGTAAAAATTTTGCAGGAGTATTCACTAGATTTCATCAGTTCAAGAGATATTCTaacttttttcagaatGGGTGTAAGCCACTTGGCTGAAAATAAGATCTTTCAGGACTTTTTACCGGACTTATTCTCGTCACTACAAAATAACGAGCTAGTCGAGAGATTTTGGATTAACCGACCTTTTGGCCTTATAATAGCATGTCTAGGGATGTCCATTTCATTGAACCAGGATTCCCAAAGGCTATGGTTTATATGTTGTACAAACATGTACACCAGTTCTTCTAGATACAACGATGAATGCGGTGAGGTCGTCGACGGCGAATTTGTGCCAGAGAAGGAGAGGCAAGGTATTTTTGCTGTGATTTTATTCTATTCTCTTTTGGTAATGCTGGAAAATAACATTCCTGTTTCCAACTCTATTAAAAAGTTTGACGTATTTACAATGCTTCAAGATATCCTGAAACCTTTTACTGCTGCGTCGTCCAgttatcattatttgaaTAGCAGAGAAAATGCGTGGTTTATATTCGATCTATGGGTCAACATCTTGCGTGATTCGAACAACTTCAACAACGACTCTTTGCTGATTTTCAATTGGTTTGTTAATCAAGAGTTCATTTTGTCCAATTCGCTGAAAGATTTCGTATACACGGGGTTACCAATTATAAAAACTGATTTAACTTTAAAACAAATCAATGTATTGACTGATTCAGCATACGTTTATTTCATAATAAAGAAGGTTTTTCCGCAGGAGCTGCCACCTGATTTTAGAGTACATGATTTGTTGATCTACTTAAATGAATGCTTTATAATGCAGCAGCCAATCAAATCTGATACCAGTTCAAACTCCTCCCTATTTGCGAACGTGTTGAATGCGAGAATTACGGATTGCAAATCGAAAAGTCATTGGTTATTGTGGGAAACCATCTGGTTTGAATTTATCAACAACTTAACTATAAGAAGTGGGACAACGAGGAACATATGGTTTATTGACAACTTCCCTCAGGTATCCACCTCATGTCTACTACATCATTCTTCCTCCTTCATTGATGAGACTTTGATTACTACGAACCTGTCAATTATATCAATGCTTCTTAATTTAAAGTCGCTCGACTTGGCGTCATTAAACTCAAGAAATATTCAGTTGATCACTGACATTGTTAGCTTCCAACTGAAATTGTTTTCGTCTGAATTGATTGCAAGCTCGGATGTTTCACCTTCGCAGGTATCCCAACTACTAGTAAATCCCAACATTGACCTATTGTTGTATTTCTGGTTCGATacaatatatatacaacGTCAGAACTACCTTTCGCCCATGGAGAAAGAGGAATTCGAGAAGGTTGAAGTGTTTATTAATGATTATATCATCACGCGTCGAAAGGATTTAGTGACAGACCTACACTCTATTTTGTTCGATTTCTGGTCAGATTCTTTTATTGCTTATCATATACTACTGCATGctattgtttcttctttaagaGACAATATACTTTATCCCTATTTAATATACTCTCCTCACCTGAATGACCAGACCAAAGCGCTATTATCAGATATCTCTAACTGGTCATGTTTTGCCCTTCAACAGCCCTTCCGCAAAACTTCAAGAGGCTCTTTATCCGCTGCTACCAACGTGAAATCGTTATCAGGAACATCTTGTCTACCATTGTCTCCTACTTTTCCAAAGAGAGATACAAATTTTAATACAATCCTCCTTCCTCCTTTGGATATCAAGGCTATCGAACCCATTTCAACAAGTAATTACACTTATGTGAACTCGGTCCCAAAGCAGCGGGAAAAGGAACCGCCACTGCTAAGGACATCAGGAAACAATATCACTTCAGTCCAAGCAATAGTGATCCCGCCTCACTTAAACATGGAACCACACGAATTTTCTACatctaatgaaaataagCAGAGTAAAACCATTGAAATTCTTAGTCAAATAAAATAG
- the ART5 gene encoding Art5p (similar to Saccharomyces cerevisiae ART5 (YGR068C); ancestral locus Anc_4.215), whose translation MFSLSSLSNGGGHSEQKEREKISYFDIRINSPYKDIILIQGSPLELSSIPLSGNLVISVRSDIVVKRISLRLVGRFKLEFLQVGRYKKNSSSLASLVKEKRKIFECYWDNLLVSSKGDVLVGGDESENQHSSNSGGSTSGQDVDTGSNAMFLSKRSLSSPVFNKIIRRKTHSSHRKILELPENGVTGTPFEGLKENPPCRSSSTNAHNNNGHSNSSKDGSGGSYLFLMKRGNYELPFNTMLPPEVCETIEGLQSGSILYSFEAMIDGRQLWDSDLSIHTSSNTTNGSANMGGNGVRTKNKIIVKKFKYLRILRTLSMDNLAMQEEISVGNTWRDKLQYETSIPSRAVPIGSTTPVKIKIFPFEKNIRLDRIEMALIQYYAMKDSSAQIYDDEITVAKFTHLANFGLLTDKLDVDCPFTMPDNLKQITQDCCIHDHLIRVMHKLQVRILLQRQVDGEYKNLEIKAQLPMLLFISPHLPMKGRLVLFDKHDGKIHFRPGELVPLFLTTYSAPGLTPGPVLNSTATGHFTLPQPPPNYHESTNDHLMPALQPLGADSAELTVPLYEQAQVSASSYATGSVPAYCDDD comes from the coding sequence ATGTTTTCACTTAGTTCGCTCTCTAATGGTGGTGGGCACTCAGAGCAGAAAGAAAGGGAGAAGATAAGCTATTTTGACATACGGATAAACTCTCCGTATAAAGACATAATCCTGATCCAAGGATCGCCGTTGGAGTTGTCGTCTATACCATTATCAGGCAACCTAGTGATTTCAGTGAGAAGCGACATTGtggtaaaaagaatatcacTGAGATTAGTGGGAAGATTCAAGTTGGAGTTCCTGCAAGTTGGGAGgtataaaaaaaacagcaGTAGTTTAGCAAGTTTAGTGAAAGAGAAACGGAAAATATTCGAATGCTACTGGGACAACCTGTTGGTTTCTTCAAAGGGAGATGTTCTCGTCGGTGGGGATGAGTCAGAAAATCAACATAGCAGTAACAGCGGTGGCAGCACTAGTGGCCAAGATGTGGACACTGGTAGTAATGCAATGTTTTTGAGCAAGAGGTCGTTATCGAGCCctgttttcaacaaaatcattCGTAGAAAAACGCATTCCTCTCAtagaaaaatattagaGTTGCCAGAAAACGGCGTCACAGGAACCCCTTTCGAAGGTTTGAAGGAAAACCCCCCTTGCAGAAGTAGTAGTACCAACGCTCATAATAATAACGGCCATAGTAATAGTAGTAAAGACGGATCCGGAGGTTCGTATTTATTTCTAATGAAGAGAGGTAACTACGAACTACCGTTCAATACAATGCTACCTCCAGAAGTGTGCGAAACAATCGAGGGACTACAGAGTGGAAGTATACTGTATTCCTTCGAGGCCATGATAGACGGACGCCAGCTCTGGGATAGCGATCTAAGCATTCACACCTCTTCCAATACTACAAACGGTAGCGCAAATATGGGCGGGAACGGCGTAAGAacgaaaaacaaaattattgtcaagaaattcaaatatCTCAGAATCCTACGCACACTCTCAATGGACAATCTTGCTatgcaagaagaaatcagCGTGGGCAACACATGGCGGGACAAGTTGCAATACGAAACTTCCATCCCCAGCAGAGCCGTTCCTATTGGTAGCACGACTCCTGTGAAGATCAAGATTTTCCCCTTTGAGAAGAACATCCGTTTGGATAGGATAGAGATGGCGCTAATCCAGTATTACGCAATGAAAGATAGCAGCGCGCAAATCTATGATGACGAAATAACTGTTgcaaaattcacccatcTAGCGAATTTCGGTCTTCTGACGGACAAACTTGACGTTGACTGTCCCTTTACAATGCCAGATAACCTAAAACAAATCACACAAGACTGTTGCATACACGATCACCTGATCCGTGTCATGCACAAATTGCAAGTACGCATACTTTTGCAACGCCAAGTAGATGGCGAGTACAAGAATCTTGAAATTAAGGCGCAACTGCCAATGTTATTATTCATTTCGCCGCATTTGCCAATGAAGGGCCGTCTAGTGTTATTTGACAAGCATGATGGCAAGATTCACTTCCGCCCAGGCGAACTAGTACCCCTTTTTTTAACCACTTACTCCGCTCCTGGTCTGACTCCGGGCCCTGTGCTGAACTCCACTGCAACTGGGCACTTCACGCTCCCTCAACCGCCGCCTAATTATCACGAGAGCACTAACGATCACCTTATGCCAGCGCTACAGCCGCTCGGTGCCGACTCGGCGGAGCTGACAGTGCCTTTGTACGAGCAGGCACAGGTATCGGCGTCGTCTTATGCGACAGGGTCCGTACCCGCTTACTGCGACGATGACTGA
- the ROM1 gene encoding Rho family guanine nucleotide exchange factor ROM1 (similar to Saccharomyces cerevisiae ROM1 (YGR070W) and ROM2 (YLR371W); ancestral locus Anc_4.219) — MNSNELDLRSKYFYEIFGKKRKADTSTSVQPSFIEIKPTIDDISIDNGENEINSGGKNGIIFNNKLGHDASAQFRIVANSSAKQQKASPGLRVSTYFNSNHRFFADGMVHPTNKEKSIIELNEQDKLHTNNLTSSSSQKRSSALPSYTRKHSSPSLLPSLKNGSSHVEDREQLSTPSTPKSADHIMELHKSFHGKPNSSSTSLFAVELKRNQNRRSSNSSNNSNQYRRLFNHHRHHSRSKSSPVSLSEICMSTGTPLVYPALLSLIAIKFKETIQLSTYKKMGLLYRDSFTGKQAIDTLCLIIGSLDRNLGFLVGKALEAQKLFHDVLYDHGIRDSIVEVYEFSSESIFMAHPLHSSTSISDTFSSSSSSSSLNSIGAKTEINGVFVPLSHCFSPTCSLEKLCYSISCPNRLQQQANLHLKLGGGLRRNISLALDREDDEKISWTHSVPKSVWEPLSKEQIKRQEAIYELFTTEKKFVKSLEIIRDTFMKKLLETNIIPSDVRINFVKHVFAHINEIYAVNREFLKALAQRQALSPICPGIADIFLQYLPFFDPFLSYIASRPYAKYLIETQRSINPNFARFDDEVSNSSLRHGIDSFLSQGVSRPGRYSLLVREIIHFSDSLTDKDDLQILTKVQDLLKDLMKRIDRASGAAQDRYDVKALKQKILFKNEYVNLGLNNEKRKIKHEGLLSRKDMNKIDASFSGDIQFYLLDNMLLFLKSKAVNKWHQRTVFQRPIPLPLLFFCPAEDIPPIKRYVTENPNCSAGMLLPQYQTTNPKNAITFSHYGIKQQYQVTLYAPQLAGLQTLVEKIKQEQKRFLNETKQITFKQMTGQYFHSYLNGNHVNDALICFAGKVLLVATRLGLYIVNFCTSVNQRPVHLLHNLSISQISVLEEYKVMILLIDKKLYGCPLDILDDIVNADSIFKKKSKVLLKYVSMFKDGIFNGKRIIIIAHLFLHAVKLLIANSLVFDFNSSDFRKNLKASLAEFSVDSEPLSFSFLENKICICCKKSIKILDIPETCDKKDFKMRELLNPHNDKVLLNLCKETFKVFSIFPVKSLHFICFPEVGFFLNKQGKREEEKGIVHWEGEAEQFVCSYPYIVAFNSNFIEIKDIDNGELARCVLGNKIHMLKADTKRILYSYEDSQGFEIIESLDF; from the coding sequence ATGAATAGTAATGAACTAGATCTAAGAAGTAAATATTTTTATGAAATATTCggtaagaaaagaaaagcagaCACATCCACCTCTGTTCAGCCGTCctttattgaaattaaACCAACTATAGATGATATTTCGATCGACAACggtgaaaatgaaattaaCAGTGGaggaaaaaatggaatcatATTCAATAACAAATTAGGACATGACGCCAGTGCACAGTTTAGGATAGTAGCGAACTCTTCTGCTAAACAACAGAAGGCCTCTCCTGGTTTACGTGTTTCAACTTATTTCAATTCAAATCATCGGTTCTTCGCAGATGGTATGGTCCACCCCactaataaagaaaagtcaATAATTGAGCTGAATGAACAAGATAAATTACATACGAACAATTTAACTTCGTCATCATCTCAAAAGAGGTCGAGTGCTTTACCTTCTTACACAAGAAAGCATTCGTCTCCCTCGTTATTACCGTCCCTCAAAAACGGTAGTAGTCACGTAGAAGACCGTGAGCAGTTGTCGACACCTTCAACTCCCAAGAGTGCAGATCACATAATGGAATTACACAAATCTTTTCACGGAAAACCCAACTCTTCTAGCACTTCTTTATTTGCAGTAGAGTTAAAGAGAAACCAAAATAGACGCTCATCAAACTCTTCCAATAATTCTAATCAATATCGACGTCTTTTTAACCACCATCGCCATCATTCAAGATCTAAATCAAGTCCTGTCTCTTTATCAGAAATATGCATGTCTACCGGGACCCCTTTGGTTTATCCTGCACTTCTATCACTAATAGCAATCAAGTTCAAAGAAACTATCCAATTGAGCACTTATAAAAAGATGGGATTACTTTATAGGGATTCATTTACAGGGAAACAAGCGATCGATACTTTATGCTTGATTATAGGAAGCTTAGATCGTAATTTGGGGTTTTTGGTTGGAAAGGCACTGGAAGCTCAAAAATTGTTCCATGACGTCCTTTATGACCATGGAATAAGAGATTCCATAGTGGAGGTAtatgaattttcttcagaatCAATTTTCATGGCTCATCCGTTACACAgttctacttcaatttctgacacattttcttcttcttcttcttcttcttcacttAACTCAATCGGTGCCAAAACTGAAATAAATGGCGTTTTTGTACCACTATCGCATTGCTTTTCCCCTACATGTTCTTTGGAAAAGCTTTGCTACTCTATCTCATGTCCAAATCGTTTGCAACAACAAGCTAATCTACATTTAAAATTGGGTGGTGGTCTGAGGAGAAACATTTCTTTGGCACTTGATAGGgaggatgatgaaaagatttcttGGACGCATTCTGTACCAAAGAGTGTGTGGGAACCTCTATCTAAAGAGCAAATCAAACGGCAGGAAGCAATTTATGAATTGTTTACCACAGAAAAGAAGTTTGTTAAATCTTTGGAAATTATCCGAGATACTTTcatgaagaaattattaGAAACGAATATCATTCCATCAGATGTAAGGATTAATTTTGTAAAACACGTTTTTGCACATATCAATGAAATTTACGCGGTTAATAGagagtttttgaaagcttTAGCACAAAGACAGGCATTGAGCCCAATTTGTCCTGGAATTgcagatatttttttgcaatatcttcctttttttgatcCTTTTCTATCTTACATAGCTTCGAGACCGTATGCCAAATATTTAATTGAAACTCAAAGGTCCATCAACCCGAATTTTGCACGTTTTGATGATGAGGTttctaattcttctttgagaCATGGAATCGATTCGTTCTTATCTCAGGGTGTTTCAAGGCCCGGTAGGTATTCACTGTTAGTCAGAGAGATAATACACTTTTCAGATTCATTGACAGACAAAGATGATTTGCAAATACTAACGAAAGTCCAGGATCTATTAAAGGatttaatgaaaaggatTGATAGAGCAAGTGGTGCAGCACAAGACCGTTATGATGTTAAGGCGTTAAAGCAAAAGATTTTATTTAAGAACGAATATGTTAATCTAGGGttgaataatgaaaaaagaaaaattaagCACGAGGGTTtactttcaagaaaagatatgaATAAAATAGATGCATCTTTTTCAGGAGACATTCAGTTTTATCTACTCGATAACatgttattgtttttaaaatcaaaagCAGTAAACAAGTGGCACCAGCGCACTGTATTTCAAAGACCTATTCCATTAccattattgtttttttgtccCGCTGAGGATATACCGCCAATAAAAAGATACGTGACAGAAAATCCGAATTGTTCAGCAGGTATGCTTTTGCCCCAATATCAAACAACCAATCCTAAGAATGCTATTACGTTTTCCCATTACGGCATTAAACAACAATACCAAGTTACTCTATACGCCCCGCAGTTGGCGGGATTGCAAACATTAGTAGAGAAGATTAAACAAGAGCAAAAGAGGTTTCTTAACGAAACTAAACAGATCACTTTTAAGCAGATGACAGGCcaatattttcattcatACTTAAATGGTAATCATGTCAACGATGCTTTGATTTGTTTCGCAGGTAAGGTCTTATTAGTTGCAACACGTCTCGGACTTTATATAGTTAATTTTTGCACATCAGTCAATCAAAGACCAGTTCATCTTCTGCACAATCTCTCAATTTCACAGATCTCTGTATTGGAAGAGTATAAAGTTATGATCCTTttaattgataaaaaactGTATGGTTGTCCTTTGGACATATTAGATGACATTGTGAATGcggattccatttttaaaaaaaaatctaaagTTTTATTAAAGTACGTTTCAATGTTCAAAGATGGTATTTTTAATGGCAAAAGAATCATTATAATTGcacatctttttttgcatGCGGTAAAATTATTGATTGCCAATTCTTTGGTATTCGATTTTAACAGTAGTGATTTTAGAAAAAATCTGAAGGCATCCTTGGCGGAGTTTAGTGTCGATTCTGAACCTTtgtccttttcatttttggagAATAAAATTTGCATTTGTTGTAAAAAAAGCATCAAGATATTAGACATTCCAGAAACATGCGATAAAAAGGATTTCAAAATGAGAGAACTATTAAATCCTCATAACGACAAAGTTTTGTTGAATCTTTGTAAAGAGACATTCAAAGTTTTCTCTATATTTCCAGTGAAGAGTCTacattttatttgttttccAGAAGttggcttttttttgaataagcAAGGAAAGagggaagaagaaaagggtATTGTTCATTGGGAAGGCGAAGCTGAACAGTTTGTATGCTCCTACCCTTACATTGTGGCATTTAATAGTAACTTTattgaaataaaagacATAGATAATGGAGAACTTGCTCGCTGTGTGCTTGGAAATAAGATACATATGCTGAAAGCAGATACAAAGAGGATTTTGTATAGTTATGAGGATTCTCAAGGATTTGAAATAATTGAATCGCTGGATTTTTGA
- the ENV11 gene encoding Env11p (similar to Saccharomyces cerevisiae ENV11 (YGR071C) and VID22 (YLR373C); ancestral locus Anc_4.221) gives MNTALHDLHGDLATLEDNNIIDTSNHSIHSSSEFTSHEEDEDEDEDEEDEDEEDITEDVELIEKNSNKNILRRIHPEDEIVNDGSSIWIPIQMLKKNIAKFWSHFLAIDKELTKVKCKHCGKVLARSDTTLTKTFRSHLKSKHNISANKNFYSMNFKVGDAIKNNTSHLGNALKPSYDSLTYSSNSSFKNYEMGKSQSINSLSFSQLIAILIASENLPLNFFEKESFKFLLSKFQRIPPLTINMIKESIVGLSKSIDELIKRSLSKNGTYFPFSIHLSDTKESDQPAYLQYMKDIRVQLSGLDLASLVSVNLTRLDETRLLFSLQLFDNVNKVSKILPLSILTRKTTDIDTSVWQEQLNDLYSKYPGLKKSIISINLPQNRFGKVLENGNSNNSTSYTRSARKITYHTCIVTELLHCFLQPFFNVSTESLLSSFSLVKKIHPRGSLLDSLTDFSHVDISSSVLGKISCLIEEVKLNDSLKSDFLLYCQTYTQPTCDELTSILSSSCDSFSSLKNVLEKFANLVPFFKSINSHLENESLTGSDFRLIVAVEETLKTFEQAIEYFASPAPLKFTHTLAFIINFELYLKEIIQSSTFTKFKKPFEKILSKILKVKEYYKLNDVNLIGAFLYPSIFQSKNLLRKIFDTTSISKIVNKVTKIALRYLQNFVNVTNFRSHGNDKDNSINSGENLLSGYEAIFMKESQDIELLCNVMVTSPLSEDLLLAQIIREDLLSYINRITLELPSAYHDYLNDNEISFDGFHFIKHELSEESTSDAVEWRLNPMEETFDIHIPISDAIWNNYVSGQNRIEVIDMLIQLLSVNSASSIRSELFSLQKTNHIDPKNELCEEMIKIKLLNSQFNLEEINFHSGSIFDLC, from the coding sequence ATGAACACTGCTTTGCATGATTTACACGGGGATTTGGCGACTTTAGAAGATAATAACATCATAGACACTTCTAATCATTCAATACACTCATCCTCGGAATTTACTAGTCATGAGGAAGACGAGGATGAAGACGAGGATGAGGAAGAcgaggatgaagaagatattaCTGAAGACGTGGAActtatagaaaaaaatagcaacAAAAATATACTAAGAAGAATTCATCCCGAAGACGAAATCGTGAATGATGGTTCAAGTATATGGATACCGATCCAAAtgctaaagaaaaatatagcCAAGTTTTGGTCTCACTTTTTAGCCATTGATAAAGAATTAACGAAAGTTAAATGTAAACACTGCGGGAAGGTATTAGCGAGGAGCGACACAACCTTAACGAAAACCTTTAGATCTCATTTAAAATCCAAACATAATATAAGTGCAAATAAGAATTTCTATTCTATGAATTTCAAAGTAGGAGACGCTATCAAGAATAATACTTCCCACTTAGGAAATGCACTCAAACCCAGCTATGATTCCTTAACTTACAGTTCAAACTcaagtttcaaaaactaTGAAATGGGTAAGTCACAAAGCATtaattctctttctttttcacaGTTGATAGCCATACTCATAGCTTCCGAAAATCTACCACTAAATTTCTTCGAGAAAGAGTCGTTTAAATTCTTACtctcaaaatttcaaagaattccTCCTTTGACCATTAACATGATCAAAGAATCAATCGTGGGGTTGTCGAAATCAATAGATGAGCTGATTAAAAGgtctctttcaaaaaatggtacttattttccttttagTATCCATTTATCCGATACTAAGGAGTCTGATCAACCTGCCTACTTGCAATATATGAAGGACATTCGGGTACAATTGTCTGGCTTGGATTTAGCCTCTCTTGTTTCCGTAAATTTAACAAGACTTGATGAAACGAgattgttgttttctttacaGCTCTTCGATAATGTCAATAAAGTGTCGAAAATTTTACCATTATCTATCCTTACACGTAAAACAACGGATATAGATACCAGTGTCTGGCAGGAACAGCTTAACGATTTGTATTCGAAATACCCTGGCTTAAAAAAGTcaataatatcaataaatttACCGCAAAACCGTTTTGGAAAGGTGCTAGAGAATGGAAATAGCAATAATTCAACTTCTTATACTAGGAGTGCAAGGAAGATAACATACCATACTTGCATTGTAACTGAATTGCTTCACTGTTTTTTACAACCGTTTTTCAATGTGTCTACTGAATCATTactttcttccttttctttggtcaaaaaaattcatccaCGAGGGTCATTATTAGATTCGTTGACCGATTTTTCCCATGTAGATATATCGTCATCTGTGCTTGGGAAAATCAGTTGTTTGATAGAAGAAGTTAAACTAAATGACTCTTTAAAATCAGATTTCCTGCTCTACTGTCAAACATATACACAACCTACTTGTGATGAGCTAACTTCAATACTTTCCTCCAGTTGCGAtagtttttcaagtttaaaaaatgtcttggaaaaatttgCAAACTTGGTTCCCTTCTTCAAATCCATCAACTCTCATTTGGAGAATGAATCGCTTACTGGATCTGATTTTCGGCTTATAGTTGCGGTAGAAGAGACTTTAAAAACTTTCGAGCAAGCAATTGAGTATTTTGCTTCTCCTGCCCCGTTGAAATTCACTCATACCCTAGCCTTTATCATTAACTTTGAGTTGTATTTGAAAGAGATCATACAAAGTTCTACCTTCACTAAGTTCAAGAAACcgtttgaaaaaatactatcaaagatattaaaagttaaagaatattataaaCTTAATGATGTAAACTTGATTGGTGCATTCTTATATCCGTCAATATTCCAAAGTAAAAACTTATTAAGGAAAATCTTTGACACTACATCCATAAGTAAAATCGTCAACAAAGTGACTAAAATTGCATTAAGATACCTTCAAAACTTCGTCAACGTAACAAATTTCCGATCACATGGTAATGATAAAGACAATAGCATCAACTCTGGTGAGAATCTCCTTTCAGGATACGAGGCCATTTTCATGAAAGAATCACAGGACATAGAGCTTTTATGCAACGTCATGGTGACTTCACCGCTCTCCGAGGATCTACTACTCGCCCAGATCATTCGAGAGGACCTATTAAGCTATATTAACAGGATTACGCTCGAGCTACCCAGTGCATACCATGATTACTTAAATGATAACGAGATTAGTTTCGATGGGTTTCACTTTATCAAGCATGAGTTATCTGAGGAGAGCACCTCCGATGCTGTGGAATGGCGTTTAAACCCTATGGAGGAGACGTTTGATATACATATTCCAATCTCAGATGCAATCTGGAATAATTACGTAAGTGGACAGAACAGAATTGAAGTAATCGATATGTTAATACAATTACTTTCAGTAAATTCAGCATCTTCAATAAGGTCAGAACTCTTTTCCTTACAAAAAACTAACCATATAGATCCCAAAAATGAACTCTGCGAAGAAATGATCAAGATCAAACTTTTGAATTCGCAGTTTAATCTTGAAGAGATCAATTTTCACTCTGGGTCAATTTTTGATCTGTGCTAA